The sequence GATTCTCTCCAATTGTTTTTATTTGCTAAAGCTTCATTTTCAAATACAAAATAGGAAGCATGCATAGGTTCACGATTCTCTTCGTTGATTTTTTCATTCTGCCAAAACGGAACTTTTTCCTGAGCATTTATCGTTAAAACTGAAGAAAATAATAGGGATAATATGGATATTGTTTTTTTCATTCTTTGTTTTTATTCTCTACTGCTTTCGGCACAAAAAACATAATTTTTAAAATTAAGCAAAAGCTTTAAACGATGTTTCTTTTAAGCCAAATAAACAGTCACGGTATTAATTTGCAAAGAAAAAACCGCATTAAAGCAATACGGTTTTTCTTTTGCATCTGCATATTACTTCAGACTTGCTTTTGTTTCTTTTATAGTTTTGAAATTACTTTCAGACAGAGCATTTCCATCAAAAAAGGAAACCCCAATCGCACCATTTTCTTTGGCTAGTAAAATGGCTTCTTTTAATTCTTTGTCATTCTTTACTCCCGGAACATAAATTCCTGTATTGATTTTTGTTTTTTTATCTTTTAGATCGGCAACACCTTGTTTTGTCGCGTAACCAACCCAATCAATTTCTTCATCATAAAAGCTGTGGTAAATCATTGGATATACTTCGTCGATATCCCATTTATCCCAACGCTGACGAACCATGTGATCAGCCATTTCTGGATAAGGAAAAACCGCAGCTGTTAATTGTTTATTGTGTTTGTGCGCAATTGCATAAGCATCATTAACTACAGCTTGAATGGCATTTAATCTAAAGTTTTTCCACTCCATATCGATTGAAGTATTGTGGCTTTGTTTTGGGTTTTTATGATGTATTTTTTCAAATGCTTTTATGCATTCATCGCAATAGCAAAAATCAAATTGTGGCAATTCTACATCTTGAACCAAATTGTATTTTGGCAACAAACTAATCGGCAAAAAGATATCTGGGAAACGAATATAATCTAAATGAACACTTTCGATTCCGTCCACTTTTGCCAGCTCTTCAACCAAATGCAAGACGTGTTCTCTAGATTCTTTTCTTGTTGGACACAGCCATTGATAGTAATCAACATACGGACGATTGTCAAAACATGATTTTCCTTCTTTGCTTACCTGATACCAGTCTGGATGTTGTAAGGCAATCGAATCGCCTGGCCTGTTCATGGCCATAATCCAGGCATGTACTTTTAAACCTTCTTTTGTAGCCAGAGGAACTAATCTTTTTAAAAGTTTTGGATCTGTAGCAGTATTGATCAAAACCTCATCGATGCCGCCGTCTTTGTATTTTTTAAATTCTTTTGTATAATCAGCATCCGATTTTTTAGCATCGGCGGTTGTCCAGACAGCAAATTTAAAAGTGGTTGGTTCTTCTTTTTTAGCACATGAAAAAATACTAAAGGCTAATAAAAAAAGTAATAGTTTTGGTAGTTTCATAGGTGGTTTATTTTGAGATTATTTTGCCGTCCTGCCTTATAATATAAATTTGGTTTGAAAAAGGACTTTTTACTGAAATATTATATCCCGAAGAATGGTTTTCTACTACCGGTTTCAAAATTTTATTATCAACTACGATTGGTTCTTTCGTAAGATCTGTGATTGATTTTGCCCAGGTCTTATTTTTTTCAGCATATTGTTTCTCCGCTCTGTACAAAGCATAAAGTTCCCATTTTACTTTTTCATCCTGCGGAATTGTAAAAGCCTCTTTCCCTTCTTTCGAAGAAAAATATACATATCCCCATTTTTCTGGTTCGTGCATGTTGATGACGCCCATTGGCGACCAAACCCAATTGTATTCGGGCAAGAACTTTCCTTCGGCATCTTTTTTTCGCTCATAAGCTCCATTTTTAATAGAATGTTGCCAATTTACTCTCGAAAAATTGACTCTCCAGAATTTATCTATCGGAACAACTTTCTCAAAATAAGACGTTTTATAAGATGCCCACGGAATTGCCATTTCCAAAACCCAGCCTTCGTCAGTATCATTCGGATTATTGATTGTTCCATTGATTTTCACTGCCGATTTAAGTCCCGGAATATCCCAGCCATTCGCTACTACGATGTCCGGTTCTCTGTATGGTTTTGTCAAAAACAAATCCCATGCAGTGTTTAACGCATTTATTTCTAATTCGTAATAATTGTACGTATCATTATCAGGATCAATAAAAACCTCAAAATCGTTATTATAAAAAATGATGGTATCGCGCTGTTTCAAATTGGCCCAAACATGAGGTTCTTCCATTTTTGCCAAAATATAGAAATTGGTTTCATCCCAAAGCATTTTTACTTTGGTGGCATATTTTGGTTTTATGCCGTTTTCAATATCTTCAAAAAGATCAGTCCATTCGGCTTTGCTCCATGCGGCATCCGTATCTTCCCCATCAATTACGATAGGAGTTGCTGTTTTGGTTGCGACATAGGTTTTAGGCACAATTGTCTTTTTCGATTGCGAAAACGCCATGACCGAAATAAATCCTAACGCGACGGGTAACCATTTAAATTTGAGACTCATCTTTTTATAAACTGTTATCTTTCGTAAACTGAACTACTTCGCTTAATTTTCCAAAAGCAATAGCCACAACCGTGTCGGCTGCGCCATAATAAACGGCTAATTTATCTTCTTCAGTATCATGCAAAGCGGCGCATGGAAAAACAACATTTGGCACATCGCCTACCATTTCGTAAAGTTCTGCCGGCCCTAATAAATAAGGTTGTGTTCTGTATTTTACTTTGTCTGGCGAATCAACTTCTAAAAGTGCAGATCCCATTGCATAACGGAAACCATTGCAAGTATTGATCACACCATGATAAATCATCAACCAGCCTTCGTCAGTAAGAATTGGGATTGGCCCTGCTCCAACTTTTGTACATTGCCAAGCACTGTCTTCAAAAGGAGTTGGTTTCATCACCAAACGGTGTTCTCCCCAATATTTCATATCGGGGCTATAGCTGATCCAAATATCTCCAAAAGGTGTATGCCCGTTATCACTCGGACGGCTCAACATAGCATATTTTCCGTTGATTTTTTGCGGAAACAAAACACCGTTTCTGTTAAAAGGCAAATACGCATTTTCACATTGGAAGAATTCTTTAAAATCAAAAGTATATCCAATTCCGATTGTTGGTCCGTTGTATCCGTTGCACCAAGTAATCCAGTAACGATCTTCGATAAAAACCACTCGCGGATCGTATTTGTAAGCAGACTCGATCATGTCTGTATTTCCGGCTTTCATTTCGATTGGTTCGTGGTTGATTTCCCAATCGATTCCATTTTTACTAAAACCAGCAAAAATATTCATTTGAACTGCTTTATTGTCACATCTAAAAACACCCGCAAAGCCATCTCCAAAAGGAACAACCGCGCTATTAAAAACGCTGTTTGATGAAGGAATCGCGTATCTTTCTATAATAGGATTTTCGGTATATCTCCACATTATATCATTACTGTTTTCGGGTCTGTCTTGCCAAGGAATACTGCTCATTTTCTTAGTTTTTCGTTTATTATTTTATTCTTCAAACACTTAAAAAGACATTTTCATTTCTTTAAATAGCGTCGAAATTGTTTCTTATTTTCTTTTTTTATTGAAACACTTAGAAACATAGTTTTTAAAATTAAAAAAATTGGTTTTGGTTTAGTCCAAAAGATATATATATGTGTGTGTGTGGAATTTTCTTTTGTACTCTTCTTTTCTAAAAATAAAAATCTATGTTTCTATGTATTCCATAATTTATTAATCGGCTATTTTTCGAACTCTATCCAGCCATGTAAATTTCAAGATGGTAGTCGTGATCAGAAAGACGATTAATGCTACTATTGCTTTTGGATAATCTTTGATGATAAAGAATATCGGAAGCAAAATCATGCTCGATTGCCATACAATCCCGATTGCACAATTCAGCATATCTCTGCCAAAATCATTATTTTTTTCGAAAGTATCATCTTCTGCTTTTAATACTTTATAAACCGGATTCCAAAAACCCCAAGGTCTCACATTCGAATAAAACGATTTTAGCACTTCCATTTCTGTTGGTTCGCTTAAAAAAGTTCCTAAAACGCAACCCAAAATCGAGAAGCCAAAAATTAACGGAAAGAGATAAATGGCTTGTACATGTGATAAGTTATATAAAAATGAACCTTCCGTTAAATTGGCTTGATTCTGTCCTAAAATAAATTGTAATGAAGCGATAATTAATCCGGCGAACATTCCCCAGAAATAACCCCAGCCATTAAAACGCCACCAAATCCATTTTAGGAAATTGGCTGCGACATAACCGCCATAAAGTGCGCTGGTAATCCATAAAGTCAAGGAGTTGATTGAATCAGCAAAAAAGCCCATAAAAACCCCTAAGCCAACAACCAAAAACGAAGAAATCTGACTCACTTTAATATAATGAGCATTTGTTGCAACTGGCTTGAAATACTTTTTATAAATATCATTTACAATATAAGCTGGCCCAGCATTCACAAAAGCGGAAAATCCAGACATGAACGCCGCCAATAAACCCGCCAGCAAAAGCCCTTTTATTCCAACAGGAATATATAAATTAACCACTTTTGGCATTAGCAATTCTAGATCAGCTCCAGTTAAACCTGTGTTTCCATTTAATTCTGGCGCTAGATTTACCAATGCAATTACCACGATTCCAGTAATCAATAAATATCTTGGAATGAATAAAATCAAGTTTGTAAAACCACTCATATAAGCCGCTTCTTTAACCGATTTTGTCGAAAGAATTCTTTGCAAATCATAACTTGGAGTTGGTCCGGCAACACTGGCGAAAAATCCTTTGAACAATGTCATTCCGATGAAAGCGCCAAACATTTTATAGCCTTCAGAATCAATTAAATTATTGAATGTCTGAAATTTATCACTCCACTGTGTTTCAAACTGCCAACCGAAGAAAACATTTTTCCATTCTTCTGTAATAACCGAATTGATTTGAATATCAGTATAATTTACAAAAGCATAACCTGCAATTAGCGTTCCTGCCGTAATCATGATAAGATACTGAACCACTTCAGTCGCCACTACAGAAAACATGCCGCCTTTAACAGTATAAATTGTCGTTAAAAATATAATTAGCAATGCGTAAGAACGCTCTGATGTCAGAAGAACTAAATCACCATAATGAAGC comes from Flavobacterium sp. KACC 22761 and encodes:
- a CDS encoding putative glycoside hydrolase; translated protein: MKLPKLLLFLLAFSIFSCAKKEEPTTFKFAVWTTADAKKSDADYTKEFKKYKDGGIDEVLINTATDPKLLKRLVPLATKEGLKVHAWIMAMNRPGDSIALQHPDWYQVSKEGKSCFDNRPYVDYYQWLCPTRKESREHVLHLVEELAKVDGIESVHLDYIRFPDIFLPISLLPKYNLVQDVELPQFDFCYCDECIKAFEKIHHKNPKQSHNTSIDMEWKNFRLNAIQAVVNDAYAIAHKHNKQLTAAVFPYPEMADHMVRQRWDKWDIDEVYPMIYHSFYDEEIDWVGYATKQGVADLKDKKTKINTGIYVPGVKNDKELKEAILLAKENGAIGVSFFDGNALSESNFKTIKETKASLK
- a CDS encoding carbohydrate-binding family 9-like protein gives rise to the protein MSLKFKWLPVALGFISVMAFSQSKKTIVPKTYVATKTATPIVIDGEDTDAAWSKAEWTDLFEDIENGIKPKYATKVKMLWDETNFYILAKMEEPHVWANLKQRDTIIFYNNDFEVFIDPDNDTYNYYELEINALNTAWDLFLTKPYREPDIVVANGWDIPGLKSAVKINGTINNPNDTDEGWVLEMAIPWASYKTSYFEKVVPIDKFWRVNFSRVNWQHSIKNGAYERKKDAEGKFLPEYNWVWSPMGVINMHEPEKWGYVYFSSKEGKEAFTIPQDEKVKWELYALYRAEKQYAEKNKTWAKSITDLTKEPIVVDNKILKPVVENHSSGYNISVKSPFSNQIYIIRQDGKIISK
- a CDS encoding glycoside hydrolase family 130 protein, which gives rise to MSSIPWQDRPENSNDIMWRYTENPIIERYAIPSSNSVFNSAVVPFGDGFAGVFRCDNKAVQMNIFAGFSKNGIDWEINHEPIEMKAGNTDMIESAYKYDPRVVFIEDRYWITWCNGYNGPTIGIGYTFDFKEFFQCENAYLPFNRNGVLFPQKINGKYAMLSRPSDNGHTPFGDIWISYSPDMKYWGEHRLVMKPTPFEDSAWQCTKVGAGPIPILTDEGWLMIYHGVINTCNGFRYAMGSALLEVDSPDKVKYRTQPYLLGPAELYEMVGDVPNVVFPCAALHDTEEDKLAVYYGAADTVVAIAFGKLSEVVQFTKDNSL
- a CDS encoding sodium:solute symporter family protein, yielding MNIIDIAIIIAYIVLSVGIGIWISRKASKGLDDYFLGGKTIKWYFLGLSNGSGMFDVSGTSWMIGVLFLYGVKSFMFMWLWPIWNQIFVMMFLAVWIRKSKVMTGSEWILTRFGSDRAGKASHIIVAIFAIISTIGFIAYFFEGIGKFVTIILPWDLTLHYGDLVLLTSERSYALLIIFLTTIYTVKGGMFSVVATEVVQYLIMITAGTLIAGYAFVNYTDIQINSVITEEWKNVFFGWQFETQWSDKFQTFNNLIDSEGYKMFGAFIGMTLFKGFFASVAGPTPSYDLQRILSTKSVKEAAYMSGFTNLILFIPRYLLITGIVVIALVNLAPELNGNTGLTGADLELLMPKVVNLYIPVGIKGLLLAGLLAAFMSGFSAFVNAGPAYIVNDIYKKYFKPVATNAHYIKVSQISSFLVVGLGVFMGFFADSINSLTLWITSALYGGYVAANFLKWIWWRFNGWGYFWGMFAGLIIASLQFILGQNQANLTEGSFLYNLSHVQAIYLFPLIFGFSILGCVLGTFLSEPTEMEVLKSFYSNVRPWGFWNPVYKVLKAEDDTFEKNNDFGRDMLNCAIGIVWQSSMILLPIFFIIKDYPKAIVALIVFLITTTILKFTWLDRVRKIAD